Part of the Cereibacter sphaeroides 2.4.1 genome, GACCGCCTCGGCCGCCTCGGGCCGGTCGCTGGCCAGAAGGTCGCGCATGTCGGGGCTGATCCCCGAGACGCCGGCGAGGCCGCTCTGCCTGCCGAGGATCGTCTCGATCTCCGGCCCCGTCAGGCCCTGCCGCAGGAAATGCAGGATCACGCCCGGGTCCAGCTGACCGCAGCGCGTGCCCATCATCAGCCCGTCGAGCGCGCTGAAGCCCATGGTCGTGTCGAGGCTGCGCAGGTTCTCCATGGCGCAGAGGCTCGCGCCGCTGCCGAGATGGGCCACGATCACCTTGCCGCGCCCGGTCTCGCCCAGCACCTCGGGCAGGCGGCCCGCGATGTAGTCGTAGGAGAGCCCGTGAAAGCCGTAGCGCAGGATGCCTTCCTCGGCCATGGCGCGGGGCAGGGCATAGAGCCGGGCAAGGCGCGGCCGGTCGTGGTGGAAGGCCGTGTCGAAGCAGGCAATCTGCGGCACACCCGGCCAGCGCGCCTCGACCGCCCGGACCCCGGCGAGGTTGAAGGGCTGGTGGCTGGGGGCGAGCGGCGAGAAGCTCTCCAGCCGCTCGATCACCTCGGGCGTGAGCAGGACCGGCGCGTTGTAGTCGGGCCCGCCATGCACCACCCGGTGTCCGGCCGCATGCAGGTCGAGCGGCCCGAGGCGGCCTTCGAGCAGGCCCAGAAGCCACAGCGTCAGCTCCTTGGCGTCCCGCGCATCGGCGGGCGCGCGCAGTTCGAGCGTGCCGTCGGGCAGGCTGGCCTTCAGCCGCGGCTGAAGGCCGATCCCCTCGATCAGGCCGCGGACGAGCGGGCGCGCATCCGCCACGTCGAACAGGCCGAACTTGACCGTGGAAGAGCCGATGTTCAGGACGAGCCAGACGGGTTTCATTCGGCCACCGGCTTCGTTGGCCGCGCCTCGGCATGGAGCCGGGCAAGGGCCGCCGAGGTGAGGCGCGCGGAAGGACCGTCGGCGCGGCTCGTCAGCATGATCGGCACCTTCGCCCCGAGCACAAGACCCGCAGCCTCGGCGCCGCCCAGATGGATCAGCTGCTTGGCGATCATGTTGCCACTCTCGAGGTTCGGCGCCACGAGGATGTCGGCGCGCCCCGCCACGTCCGAGACGATGCCCTTGGCCTTCACCGCTTCCATCGAAATCGCATTGTCGTAGGCGAGCGGCCCGTCGATCAGCCCGCCCACGATCTGGCCGCGGTCGTGCATCTTGCAGATCGAGGCCGCGAGGAGCGTCGAGGGGATCTTGCCCGTCACCGTCTCGACCGCCGACAGGAGCGCCGTGCGCGGGCACTCGATCCCCAGCGCCATGACGAGGTCGATGGCATTCTGAACGATGTCCTTCATCGTCTCGAGGTCGGGCGCGATGTTGATCGCGGCATCGGTGATGAAGAGGATCCGGTCCACGTCCGGCACGTCGAGCGCGAAGACATGGCTGAGGCGCCGCTCGGTCCGCAGACCCGTGTCGCGGCGGAGCACCGCCGACAGCAGCTCGTCGGTGTGCAGCTTGCCCTTCATCAGCGCGCCCGCGCGTCCGTCGCGCACCAGATCCACCGCCACTTCGGCCGAGGCATGGCTGTGGGGGGTGTCGACGATGCGGCTCTCGTCCAGCGTGACATTGGCCGCGGCCGCCGTGGCGAGGATCCGGGCCTTCGGCCCCACCCACCAGGGCGTGATGAGGCCTGCGCCTTCCGCCTGGATCGCGCCGAGAAGGCTCAGGTCGTCGCAGGGATGGACGATGGCCGTGGGCAGCGGAGGCAGGCTCCGCGCGGCGAGGATGAGGTTGGCAAAGCGCGCGCCCGGCGTGTGCAGCCGCACCTCGGGCAGGTGCGAGACCGGGCGGCGCACCTTCTCGCG contains:
- a CDS encoding acetate/propionate family kinase: MKPVWLVLNIGSSTVKFGLFDVADARPLVRGLIEGIGLQPRLKASLPDGTLELRAPADARDAKELTLWLLGLLEGRLGPLDLHAAGHRVVHGGPDYNAPVLLTPEVIERLESFSPLAPSHQPFNLAGVRAVEARWPGVPQIACFDTAFHHDRPRLARLYALPRAMAEEGILRYGFHGLSYDYIAGRLPEVLGETGRGKVIVAHLGSGASLCAMENLRSLDTTMGFSALDGLMMGTRCGQLDPGVILHFLRQGLTGPEIETILGRQSGLAGVSGISPDMRDLLASDRPEAAEAVDLFVRFILRQIGALSAGMGGLDALVFTAGIGQHAPEIRARVMEGLGWLGLEMDAAANGAGQGVISAPGSRVTAAVIATDEEAVILRALHCGEVAHYSAGVALA
- a CDS encoding bifunctional enoyl-CoA hydratase/phosphate acetyltransferase; the protein is MFGCDPSITTVENRTLEELQIGESAEVDRVLTPEDIELFAVMSGDVNPAHLDATYAAETGFHHVIAHGMWGGALISAVLGTRLPGPGTIYLGQSLRFRRPVSPGDRITVRVTVREKDMASAKVTLDCLCLNQAGELVITGEALVMAPREKVRRPVSHLPEVRLHTPGARFANLILAARSLPPLPTAIVHPCDDLSLLGAIQAEGAGLITPWWVGPKARILATAAAANVTLDESRIVDTPHSHASAEVAVDLVRDGRAGALMKGKLHTDELLSAVLRRDTGLRTERRLSHVFALDVPDVDRILFITDAAINIAPDLETMKDIVQNAIDLVMALGIECPRTALLSAVETVTGKIPSTLLAASICKMHDRGQIVGGLIDGPLAYDNAISMEAVKAKGIVSDVAGRADILVAPNLESGNMIAKQLIHLGGAEAAGLVLGAKVPIMLTSRADGPSARLTSAALARLHAEARPTKPVAE